One window of the Nocardia huaxiensis genome contains the following:
- a CDS encoding DUF6777 domain-containing protein, with amino-acid sequence MSEKPDRQGPEPGSAYTTDVERSEGILVGAGIQFNLFHRDDTAHLRLTRLGFFATLVVILLTASSVFATAIALRSNSESLGPPEVLLEPSDQQGANPFMPTPPAVYHPDGTQPVADLPGTAGSAAAKPYSGDLPGVYSAPRDRALTERDELIAFYGTHPDEASSAAAVFASDTTFSWSQGKRLAGPELVQYLRELTPVLLRIDVRITNYALVEGRPVAHQSILQAGTAVLVDDHGVPRFRSLSGSPLTLATALPHAPKLTGAAWPGFDVKHVGAISPGTSSLIRITLIDTVTGRPFDRPVGTTGESDIDHTDWPSTTTPAAAAPQPTTPATTTVSKPPPPTAAPAALDLSGSWIVQSDSSYGESSVTGTMQRTSAGFAFHKDEIVAGSYFSWDCTLPDRFGEPVTMVCRNSGAVNGESYSSETRYDGTLAMITWGSVLKFRFDGVLTPENTSMGRLTIVVQPQ; translated from the coding sequence GTGAGCGAGAAACCCGACCGTCAGGGACCCGAACCGGGGTCCGCCTACACGACCGATGTCGAGCGCTCCGAGGGCATCCTGGTCGGCGCCGGGATCCAGTTCAACCTGTTCCACCGCGATGACACCGCGCACCTGCGCCTCACCCGCCTTGGGTTCTTCGCCACTCTCGTTGTGATCCTGCTGACCGCCTCGAGCGTGTTCGCGACCGCCATCGCACTGAGGTCCAATAGCGAATCTCTAGGCCCGCCAGAGGTTCTGCTGGAGCCGAGCGACCAGCAGGGCGCCAACCCGTTCATGCCGACGCCCCCTGCGGTGTACCACCCGGACGGCACACAACCCGTGGCCGATCTGCCGGGCACCGCCGGATCCGCCGCTGCCAAGCCGTATTCCGGAGATCTGCCGGGCGTGTACAGCGCGCCCCGGGATCGAGCGCTGACCGAGCGGGACGAGCTGATCGCGTTCTACGGCACGCATCCGGATGAAGCGAGCAGCGCCGCAGCGGTTTTCGCCTCCGACACGACCTTCTCATGGTCGCAGGGCAAACGCCTCGCCGGGCCGGAGCTGGTGCAGTACCTGAGGGAGCTGACACCGGTGCTGCTGCGAATCGATGTTCGGATCACGAATTACGCACTGGTGGAAGGCCGCCCGGTGGCGCATCAATCGATCCTGCAGGCGGGTACCGCGGTCCTGGTGGACGATCACGGCGTGCCGCGGTTCCGCAGTCTCAGCGGATCTCCGCTGACCTTGGCCACCGCACTGCCGCACGCACCGAAGCTCACCGGTGCGGCATGGCCGGGTTTCGATGTCAAGCACGTCGGGGCGATCTCGCCGGGAACCTCATCACTGATTCGAATCACGTTGATAGACACCGTGACCGGGCGTCCGTTCGATCGACCTGTCGGGACGACCGGCGAGAGCGACATCGACCACACGGACTGGCCGAGCACCACCACACCGGCGGCAGCGGCGCCGCAGCCGACCACACCCGCGACCACCACGGTTTCGAAGCCACCGCCGCCGACCGCCGCGCCCGCCGCCCTCGATCTCTCCGGTTCGTGGATCGTTCAGAGCGATTCCAGCTATGGCGAATCCAGCGTCACCGGCACCATGCAGCGGACATCGGCCGGTTTCGCCTTCCACAAGGACGAGATAGTGGCCGGATCGTACTTCTCCTGGGATTGCACGCTGCCGGATCGGTTCGGTGAACCGGTGACCATGGTCTGCCGCAATTCCGGAGCCGTCAATGGCGAAAGCTATTCCAGCGAAACACGTTACGACGGAACCCTGGCGATGATCACCTGGGGATCGGTCCTGAAGTTTCGTTTCGACGGGGTGCTCACACCGGAGAACACGTCGATGGGCAGGCTCACGATCGTGGTCCAACCGCAGTAG
- a CDS encoding XRE family transcriptional regulator → MSREDMHGLASPDPRRISTRREFGRELTLARRRSGQTVRQVANRVKLPTSTLGGYFAGTHLPALQPANQLVNLLAALGIDRAEDVRRWGEAYWRVREGSMAGTALDDPANPARLLVSTRAPVDRLAVEPRLRGREELVRQLDDRVSGAEGAAQLPAVHVLQGLSGCGKSMVAITVAHHAASAGIPTYWIPGENQATFAAGMHALTVQLGASGYLTEGGSPPDTIWRCLDDLSHRWLLVLDNVDDPQQVLALPGTRIGDGTGWLRPIDGGRGTVLVTTRDGDQAVWGSPPPPWMTIHRLGGLSAADGAEVLAELSAAGGPEDAAELSDRLGGLPLALMLAGRYLAESHAIPEGLGANALPRTYREYRDALRESGYRDLMPAHGRGDERLMIGRSWRLSLDLLSRRGVPRASALLGTLACFGTEPIPYSDLLVAESLAGTPLFEGITARGVWQALRALEDLGLITINASGDCDEHASDSLALHPLVRDMARQDAVSGRPAVAYLETSTTLLRSALRNAHPKSPAAWHKWRSLLSHCTAPLDLLAVLPTATSPVRAALELGGDAAQFLRARGLREQSEATFAVVLRLCAERLTDTDPLRLDIEHNFARLRYDQSRYAEAEQLYRAVLARRRARLGPRHADTLTTQHYLARTLRRLRRFDEARQLLNETYQARLTILGGLHPDTLTSRQGIADLLRAEGHGAQAESLYAEVLAARAEVLGPEHPATLSTRQYHAELLHAHGEIAEAEAELRRLWSANQRVRGVDHPRTIAVGSALVDVLRDTGRPGDAVEVAVIVAVAARRLFGAMHPTTQAVRQSLALIESEIADMAGESDDSPAPPPIHRSEAT, encoded by the coding sequence TTGAGCCGAGAAGATATGCACGGCCTCGCATCACCGGATCCGCGTCGCATCAGCACGCGGCGTGAGTTCGGCCGGGAGCTGACGCTCGCCCGCCGCCGCAGCGGGCAGACCGTGCGACAGGTCGCCAATCGGGTGAAGTTGCCGACCAGCACCCTCGGCGGATACTTCGCCGGTACGCACCTTCCGGCGCTGCAGCCCGCGAACCAGCTCGTGAATCTGCTCGCGGCACTCGGTATCGACCGGGCCGAGGATGTACGGCGATGGGGCGAGGCATACTGGCGCGTTCGCGAAGGGTCCATGGCTGGAACAGCTCTCGACGACCCCGCGAATCCGGCGCGGCTGCTGGTGTCCACGCGCGCGCCGGTGGACCGGCTCGCAGTGGAGCCTCGCCTGCGCGGCCGCGAAGAGCTCGTCCGGCAACTCGACGACCGCGTCAGCGGTGCGGAGGGCGCGGCGCAGCTGCCCGCTGTGCACGTGTTGCAGGGACTGAGCGGTTGCGGGAAAAGCATGGTCGCCATAACCGTCGCTCATCACGCCGCGTCCGCGGGCATCCCCACCTACTGGATACCCGGGGAGAATCAGGCCACCTTCGCGGCCGGAATGCACGCTCTGACAGTCCAACTCGGTGCGTCGGGCTATCTGACGGAGGGCGGCAGTCCGCCCGACACCATCTGGCGCTGCCTGGACGATCTGTCCCATCGCTGGTTGCTGGTGCTCGACAATGTCGACGATCCGCAGCAGGTGCTGGCACTGCCGGGTACCCGGATCGGCGACGGCACCGGCTGGCTGCGGCCCATCGACGGAGGGCGTGGCACCGTCCTCGTGACAACCCGCGATGGCGACCAAGCGGTTTGGGGAAGTCCGCCACCACCGTGGATGACGATCCATCGGTTGGGCGGCCTGTCCGCAGCGGACGGCGCCGAGGTGCTGGCCGAACTCTCCGCTGCCGGTGGCCCCGAGGATGCCGCCGAACTGTCCGACCGGTTGGGCGGGCTGCCACTGGCGCTGATGCTGGCCGGCCGGTACCTGGCCGAATCGCACGCGATCCCGGAGGGCCTGGGCGCGAACGCCCTGCCGCGCACCTACCGGGAATACCGAGACGCTCTGCGGGAGAGCGGTTATCGCGATCTGATGCCCGCCCACGGGCGCGGCGACGAGCGCCTGATGATCGGGCGCAGCTGGCGCCTTTCGCTGGATCTATTGTCCCGGCGCGGTGTGCCCCGGGCGAGTGCCTTGCTGGGCACGCTGGCGTGCTTCGGTACCGAACCCATTCCGTACAGCGACCTGCTCGTCGCCGAATCGCTCGCGGGTACACCACTTTTCGAGGGAATCACCGCCCGCGGCGTCTGGCAGGCGCTGCGCGCGCTCGAAGACCTCGGCCTGATCACCATCAACGCCTCCGGCGATTGCGACGAGCACGCCTCCGATTCACTGGCGCTTCATCCGCTGGTGCGAGATATGGCCCGCCAGGATGCCGTCTCGGGACGACCGGCCGTCGCATACCTCGAGACCAGCACGACCCTGCTGCGTTCGGCATTGCGCAACGCACATCCGAAATCGCCTGCGGCATGGCACAAATGGCGTTCGCTCCTGAGCCACTGCACCGCACCGCTGGATCTGCTCGCCGTGCTTCCGACGGCCACATCGCCGGTGCGAGCGGCGCTCGAATTGGGCGGTGACGCGGCACAGTTCCTCCGTGCCCGGGGACTGCGCGAGCAGTCGGAGGCAACCTTTGCGGTCGTGCTGCGGTTGTGTGCGGAACGGCTCACCGACACCGATCCGCTGCGGTTGGACATCGAGCACAATTTCGCACGACTGCGCTACGACCAGAGCCGGTACGCAGAGGCCGAGCAGCTCTACCGAGCGGTGCTCGCGCGGCGGCGTGCGCGCCTCGGGCCGAGACATGCCGACACTTTGACCACCCAGCACTATCTCGCCCGCACGCTGCGCCGGTTGCGGAGATTCGACGAAGCGCGACAACTACTGAACGAGACCTACCAGGCGCGGTTGACCATATTGGGCGGGCTGCACCCCGACACCCTGACCAGCCGTCAGGGAATCGCCGATCTGTTGCGCGCGGAAGGCCACGGTGCGCAGGCGGAGTCGTTGTACGCGGAGGTGCTGGCGGCCCGGGCCGAGGTGCTCGGCCCGGAGCATCCCGCCACCCTGTCGACTCGTCAGTACCACGCGGAATTACTGCATGCGCACGGTGAGATCGCCGAGGCCGAGGCGGAACTGCGCCGGCTCTGGTCGGCGAATCAGCGGGTGCGCGGTGTGGATCATCCGCGCACGATCGCCGTGGGTTCCGCACTCGTCGATGTGCTGCGGGACACCGGCCGACCGGGAGATGCGGTCGAGGTGGCCGTGATCGTCGCGGTGGCCGCGCGGCGGCTCTTCGGTGCGATGCACCCCACGACCCAGGCGGTGCGTCAGAGCCTGGCCCTCATCGAATCGGAAATCGCCGATATGGCAGGCGAATCCGATGATTCCCCGGCTCCACCCCCAATTCACCGATCGGAGGCCACATGA
- a CDS encoding terpene synthase family protein codes for MAAVELLPHEQVFPSPHMDHLRKRVLQWAHRHGIDGGGHFEKTCCWSCAAYALPGAPIQVVELAAKLIGWMFLFDDLYGEGADPSAAIEMFDACEQVLRGGTPPDDNPYLLALSDFRAECARLASEAWLDRFATSMRLFFHGCLFEMPYRQTDLVPSPEAYLYLRTLSIGLFPPFDLIELAWGEIASPHIRLFREVRHTSAVLCAIVNDLYSVVKEDDSLNFVTVLRNETSLSVALKDIVALYTQLLEQQAEEIALLVAMTDLSPAERKVARSFERWVHGNYAWTALCRRYILPATA; via the coding sequence ATGGCGGCCGTCGAGTTGTTGCCGCATGAGCAAGTCTTCCCGAGCCCCCACATGGACCACCTTCGCAAACGGGTGCTGCAGTGGGCTCATCGCCATGGGATAGACGGGGGCGGGCATTTCGAGAAAACCTGCTGTTGGAGTTGCGCCGCCTACGCGCTCCCGGGCGCGCCCATCCAGGTGGTCGAGCTCGCCGCGAAGCTCATCGGCTGGATGTTCCTTTTCGACGACTTATACGGCGAGGGCGCCGATCCCAGCGCGGCGATCGAAATGTTCGACGCGTGCGAACAGGTGCTGCGCGGCGGCACTCCGCCGGACGACAACCCATATCTGCTGGCGCTCAGCGATTTTCGCGCGGAGTGCGCGCGGCTGGCCAGTGAGGCGTGGCTGGACCGGTTCGCCACCAGTATGCGACTGTTCTTCCACGGCTGCCTTTTCGAAATGCCTTATCGCCAAACGGATCTCGTCCCGTCACCGGAGGCATACCTATACCTACGCACCTTGAGTATCGGGCTATTCCCGCCCTTCGATCTGATCGAACTCGCGTGGGGTGAAATCGCCTCCCCGCATATTCGGCTGTTCCGCGAAGTCCGCCATACCAGCGCGGTGCTGTGCGCAATAGTCAACGATCTCTACTCCGTCGTCAAGGAAGACGATTCCCTGAATTTCGTCACGGTGCTGCGCAATGAGACGAGTTTGTCCGTCGCCCTGAAGGATATCGTCGCGCTCTACACCCAGCTGCTCGAACAGCAGGCCGAGGAGATCGCCCTGCTGGTGGCCATGACCGATCTGAGTCCGGCCGAGCGCAAGGTCGCGCGCAGCTTCGAGCGCTGGGTGCACGGCAACTACGCGTGGACCGCGCTCTGTCGCCGCTACATCCTCCCGGCAACCGCCTGA
- a CDS encoding AraC family transcriptional regulator translates to MQNANYGTVEISSSSTVTPRQAFEQWEGLMSDAVAPSLIQPLHHNHWYGRVTTTQFDGFAVSHMQASAQRALRTQRMVERSTGEFLLVNIVAEGTNWTEQDGRTAACTPGTISFFDSGRPLESHTTDNCVSTLVRAPLQLILDHCGLNRDRLPIATAVPTTGAVGIVADFFRGLAALPPEEVDRAITVFGTDSAAMMASGLLLAAGNTTPAPSDSAYTRRQVFAYIRSRSTDPDLTVDEIARACHISRRTLFRVCEGFGGPAEIVRRVRIEHARRLLRADPARSLAAIAAAAGFSTDRHFYRAFREETGQTPGQFRDQLATESRKR, encoded by the coding sequence GTGCAGAATGCCAATTACGGCACCGTCGAGATCTCTTCCTCCTCGACCGTTACGCCGCGCCAGGCCTTCGAACAGTGGGAGGGGCTGATGTCGGATGCCGTCGCGCCCTCACTGATCCAGCCGCTGCACCACAACCACTGGTACGGCCGGGTCACCACAACACAATTCGACGGTTTCGCCGTCTCCCACATGCAGGCCAGCGCGCAGCGCGCACTACGCACCCAGCGCATGGTCGAACGATCCACCGGCGAATTCCTGCTGGTGAATATCGTTGCGGAGGGCACGAATTGGACCGAGCAGGACGGCCGCACCGCCGCATGCACGCCCGGCACCATCTCATTCTTCGACAGCGGCCGGCCGCTCGAGAGCCACACCACCGACAATTGCGTCTCCACGCTGGTTCGCGCACCGCTGCAATTGATCCTGGATCACTGCGGTTTGAATAGGGACCGATTGCCCATTGCCACAGCGGTTCCCACCACCGGCGCGGTCGGCATTGTCGCCGATTTCTTCCGCGGGCTGGCCGCCCTGCCGCCGGAGGAAGTCGATCGGGCCATTACCGTCTTCGGCACGGATTCGGCCGCCATGATGGCCTCGGGTCTGCTGCTGGCCGCCGGCAACACCACCCCGGCCCCCTCGGACTCGGCGTATACCCGCCGCCAGGTGTTCGCTTACATCCGCAGCCGCTCCACCGATCCCGATCTCACCGTCGACGAGATCGCGCGCGCCTGCCACATCTCCCGGCGCACCCTGTTCCGGGTGTGCGAGGGTTTCGGCGGCCCGGCCGAGATCGTTCGCCGTGTTCGCATCGAGCATGCCCGCCGGCTGCTGCGCGCCGACCCGGCCCGCTCCCTGGCCGCCATTGCCGCCGCGGCCGGATTCAGCACGGATCGTCACTTCTACCGGGCGTTCCGGGAGGAAACCGGCCAGACCCCAGGCCAATTCCGTGACCAACTGGCGACCGAATCCCGAAAACGCTGA
- a CDS encoding terpene synthase family protein, whose product MNEHELRQLEIPLPFAPQRHPMSDAAQHRAGVWARRHGLLETDTDAARFDALGYGRFAAHWCPTANFSDLVLMAEWITLFFFFDDLQDQAIATGNGGEYDDLRHDATRIIRGRAAAPTDHPVLTALSELCVRTSARNSAAWARRFALDLEIWLLGHARENAFRRAARTPGPDEYPRLRRDACTVLPTVDLAEIIEHTEIPDALYFGPSYQQIIATTADIMCWINDLHSLARELDAEDPINMVTVLRHHRALTLAEAVDEVRHAIDARIRDHQSAITTLTTEMDALHLSAHTRHGILRCVRDCGSAIAGMESWDRTDTVRFAADHSYPVPSKSQPVSGHST is encoded by the coding sequence ATGAATGAACACGAACTGCGACAGCTGGAGATCCCCCTCCCGTTCGCCCCCCAGCGCCATCCGATGAGCGATGCCGCCCAACACCGCGCTGGCGTGTGGGCGCGCCGCCACGGACTGCTCGAAACCGACACCGACGCAGCGCGATTCGATGCGCTGGGCTATGGTCGTTTCGCCGCCCACTGGTGCCCCACCGCCAACTTCTCCGACCTGGTCCTCATGGCCGAATGGATCACCCTCTTCTTCTTTTTCGACGATCTGCAGGATCAGGCCATCGCCACCGGCAACGGGGGCGAGTATGACGATCTGCGCCACGACGCCACCCGGATCATCCGCGGCCGCGCGGCCGCGCCGACCGATCACCCCGTCCTGACGGCGCTTTCGGAACTGTGCGTACGCACCTCTGCGCGCAACTCCGCGGCGTGGGCCCGCCGATTCGCCCTCGACCTCGAGATCTGGTTGCTGGGCCACGCCCGCGAGAACGCCTTCCGCCGCGCCGCCCGCACCCCCGGCCCCGACGAATACCCGCGCCTGCGCCGCGACGCCTGCACCGTCCTGCCCACCGTCGACCTGGCCGAAATCATCGAGCACACCGAGATTCCCGACGCCCTCTACTTCGGCCCCAGCTACCAGCAGATCATCGCCACCACCGCCGACATCATGTGCTGGATCAACGACCTGCACTCCCTGGCCCGCGAACTCGACGCCGAAGACCCCATCAACATGGTCACCGTCCTGCGTCACCACCGCGCCCTCACCCTCGCCGAAGCCGTCGACGAAGTCCGCCACGCCATCGACGCCCGCATCCGCGACCACCAATCCGCCATCACCACCCTCACCACCGAAATGGACGCCCTCCACCTCTCCGCCCACACCCGCCACGGCATCCTCCGCTGCGTCCGCGACTGCGGCTCCGCGATCGCCGGCATGGAATCCTGGGACCGCACGGACACAGTCCGTTTCGCGGCGGATCACAGCTACCCCGTACCCTCGAAATCCCAACCGGTATCAGGGCATTCGACGTGA
- a CDS encoding flavin reductase family protein, whose protein sequence is MAEDLLRAFDTIVARADAPVWIVTAVAGDQRAGCLVGFAAQVSIEPRRFLVGLSTNNYTFTVAAAATHLAVHLLDQDGLPLAQLFGSETGTDLDKFEHCDWHPGAHGLPILHGAAAWFTGEVVQRTDFGDHVGFVLAPTAAGAPTDLSHPLRFDGVADLEPGQPAG, encoded by the coding sequence ATGGCCGAGGATCTGCTCCGCGCATTCGACACGATCGTCGCTCGTGCCGACGCCCCGGTGTGGATCGTGACCGCGGTCGCGGGCGACCAGCGCGCCGGCTGCCTGGTCGGCTTCGCGGCCCAGGTCAGCATCGAACCCCGCCGCTTCCTGGTGGGCCTGTCCACCAACAACTACACCTTCACCGTCGCCGCCGCGGCCACCCACCTCGCAGTCCACCTTCTCGACCAGGACGGCCTGCCCCTCGCCCAGCTCTTCGGCTCCGAAACCGGCACGGACCTGGACAAATTCGAGCACTGCGACTGGCACCCGGGCGCCCACGGCCTACCGATCCTGCACGGCGCCGCGGCCTGGTTCACCGGCGAGGTGGTCCAGCGCACCGACTTCGGCGACCACGTCGGCTTCGTCCTCGCCCCCACCGCCGCCGGCGCCCCCACCGACCTCTCCCACCCCCTCCGCTTCGACGGCGTCGCAGACCTGGAACCGGGCCAACCGGCGGGCTAG
- a CDS encoding SGNH/GDSL hydrolase family protein, protein MRTTTCLVMACAAAAVTLNSPAGATPAGSSQQRFREYVALGDSWAAGATFSQITTEFVPLGCVQSADSYAKQVAAALAVPQFRDATCASATTSDLTEPQLLPEGTSNPPQFDRLTADTDLVTLEIGGNDAGLAGIVPKCVTTSPTVSGCTPVRTAADGGDRMSANIRAAEPKVVAAIAGIRSRAPRARILLVDYLAGISPGRSCYPQIPITAEDANWLGHKLIELNSMLARVAATTEVEFVDTYTGSRDHDACRPDGVRWVEGLVPYSTAPHGPAVPFHPNQLGANHQAAQILNTLRN, encoded by the coding sequence ATGCGCACAACGACGTGCCTTGTCATGGCCTGCGCCGCCGCGGCGGTGACGCTGAACTCCCCCGCCGGAGCAACCCCGGCGGGGAGTTCGCAGCAACGGTTCCGCGAGTATGTGGCCCTGGGTGATTCGTGGGCGGCGGGTGCGACCTTCAGTCAGATCACCACCGAATTCGTGCCGCTCGGCTGTGTCCAGAGCGCTGATTCCTATGCCAAACAGGTCGCCGCCGCATTGGCGGTCCCGCAATTCCGTGATGCCACATGCGCGTCGGCCACCACCTCCGATCTCACCGAGCCACAACTTCTGCCCGAGGGCACCTCCAATCCCCCGCAATTCGATCGCCTCACCGCCGATACCGATCTGGTGACCCTCGAAATAGGCGGCAATGACGCGGGTTTGGCCGGAATAGTCCCCAAATGCGTCACCACCTCCCCCACCGTTTCCGGCTGTACCCCGGTGCGCACCGCCGCCGACGGCGGCGACCGCATGTCCGCCAATATCCGCGCCGCCGAGCCGAAGGTGGTGGCCGCCATCGCCGGAATCCGTTCCCGCGCACCGCGAGCCCGCATCCTGCTCGTCGACTATCTGGCCGGAATCTCCCCCGGCCGCAGCTGTTACCCGCAGATTCCCATCACCGCGGAGGACGCGAACTGGCTGGGCCACAAGCTCATCGAGCTCAACTCCATGCTCGCCCGCGTCGCCGCCACCACCGAGGTCGAGTTCGTCGACACCTACACCGGCAGCCGCGACCACGACGCCTGCCGCCCCGACGGCGTCCGCTGGGTGGAGGGCCTGGTCCCCTACTCCACCGCCCCGCACGGCCCCGCCGTCCCGTTCCATCCCAACCAGCTGGGCGCAAACCATCAGGCCGCACAGATCCTGAACACCCTGCGCAACTGA
- a CDS encoding EF-hand domain-containing protein, translated as MGGFTVAEAKAVFAKVDANSDGYITLEEYVHAVEAFGFSTESAEKAAKSILEKADLNGDKKISLEEFLTLVS; from the coding sequence ATGGGTGGGTTTACTGTGGCGGAGGCCAAGGCGGTATTCGCGAAGGTCGATGCCAACAGTGACGGCTACATCACCCTCGAGGAGTACGTGCACGCCGTCGAGGCCTTCGGTTTCTCGACCGAGAGCGCCGAGAAAGCCGCCAAGTCGATCCTGGAGAAGGCCGACCTGAACGGCGACAAGAAGATCAGCCTCGAGGAATTCCTGACCCTCGTCAGCTGA
- a CDS encoding NPCBM/NEW2 domain-containing protein, translating into MYPDQDGPAEKAGKRKYRVQADRGKGLQLGDNGTQINHFHDTDKKHDTGRTVGIVAVVLVLVVAGVAATLWVTRDGESADAAKNLPSLPITGGLPTSTSTVPVSSSTTTTPRAAQPIWYDLTKLRAVIWNNGFNAVDPVRIGASSYPASIIGSYQSSATDQNDKAVWAIGGQCTRFEAWVGKNTDSSGGGTGRFVVIGDDRELFSTEVGPNDPAVEVPVDITGVIRLTLLDTRRLQDATNAWGRPRVLCASSPGPAR; encoded by the coding sequence ATGTATCCCGACCAGGACGGGCCTGCGGAGAAGGCGGGGAAGCGGAAGTACCGGGTGCAGGCGGATCGCGGCAAGGGGCTGCAACTCGGCGACAACGGTACGCAGATCAATCATTTCCACGACACGGACAAAAAGCATGACACGGGCAGGACAGTGGGCATCGTCGCCGTGGTGCTGGTGTTGGTCGTCGCGGGTGTGGCCGCGACACTGTGGGTGACCCGCGACGGGGAATCCGCCGATGCGGCGAAAAACCTACCCTCCCTGCCGATTACGGGTGGCCTGCCGACCAGCACCTCGACCGTCCCGGTCTCGTCCAGCACGACCACCACGCCACGGGCCGCCCAGCCGATCTGGTACGACCTGACGAAGTTGCGCGCCGTCATCTGGAACAACGGATTCAATGCCGTCGATCCGGTGCGGATCGGCGCCTCCTCGTACCCGGCGAGCATTATCGGCAGCTACCAGTCCAGCGCGACCGACCAGAACGACAAGGCAGTGTGGGCGATCGGCGGACAGTGCACCAGGTTCGAGGCCTGGGTAGGCAAGAACACCGACTCATCGGGCGGCGGCACCGGCCGGTTCGTCGTGATCGGCGACGATCGCGAGCTCTTCTCCACCGAAGTCGGCCCGAACGACCCGGCGGTCGAGGTGCCGGTGGACATCACCGGAGTGATCCGCCTGACACTCTTGGACACCCGGCGTCTGCAGGACGCGACCAATGCGTGGGGTCGGCCCCGGGTGCTATGCGCCAGCTCGCCCGGCCCGGCGCGCTGA
- a CDS encoding maleylpyruvate isomerase family mycothiol-dependent enzyme, whose product MPAPDLDALRRERQAVLDFCADLTEAEWHTPSRAAGWTVKDVVAHMAAETRALVTPAALRFMTTGDVEQLNERSVAAARSHSPQRVLSGFSRWTRVGTAAMSVTSAPALNHIPLRIGELGTYPARILPALFTFDLHTHLRHDIAPALGRPAPATDETRMAAILGWLMALLEQSQARTLAWLDTPVALTLIGPGGGTWRIQPAGQGRLSVRHGDAEGASARITGSAIDFPSWATTRSPWRDHNLELTGDTALASRLLDTLNLV is encoded by the coding sequence ATGCCCGCACCCGACTTGGACGCCCTGCGCCGCGAGCGCCAGGCCGTGCTCGACTTCTGCGCCGACCTCACCGAGGCCGAATGGCACACCCCGAGCCGGGCGGCCGGATGGACCGTGAAAGACGTTGTCGCCCATATGGCCGCGGAAACCCGAGCGCTGGTCACCCCGGCCGCCCTTCGCTTCATGACGACCGGCGACGTCGAGCAGCTCAACGAGCGGTCGGTCGCCGCCGCCCGCTCCCATTCCCCGCAGCGCGTGCTCTCCGGCTTCTCCCGCTGGACGCGGGTGGGCACCGCCGCCATGTCCGTGACCTCCGCACCCGCCCTCAACCACATCCCCCTGCGCATCGGCGAACTCGGCACCTACCCCGCCCGAATCCTCCCCGCACTCTTCACCTTCGACCTGCACACCCACCTCCGCCACGACATCGCCCCCGCCCTCGGCCGACCGGCACCCGCCACCGACGAGACCCGCATGGCCGCGATCTTGGGCTGGCTGATGGCTCTACTCGAGCAATCCCAGGCCCGGACATTGGCCTGGCTCGACACCCCCGTGGCCCTCACTCTCATCGGCCCAGGCGGCGGCACGTGGCGCATACAGCCGGCAGGCCAGGGCCGCCTCTCGGTCCGGCACGGCGACGCCGAGGGCGCCTCCGCCCGAATAACCGGCAGCGCCATCGACTTTCCCAGCTGGGCAACCACCCGCAGCCCGTGGCGCGACCACAATCTCGAGCTCACCGGAGACACAGCCCTCGCCAGCCGTCTCCTCGACACCCTGAACCTGGTCTGA